Proteins from one Prevotella sp. E2-28 genomic window:
- a CDS encoding MotA/TolQ/ExbB proton channel family protein, whose amino-acid sequence MKKLTIALLTAGLLLTGQIVCAQDSLQNTTETVVVDSAASELSVEEMIGDEDMSELAEMAASELGMHQQLREKFVEGDPRYMSLVAFALIIGLALCIERIIYLTRSEINTKKLLSDIETKVESGDVEGAKSICRNTRGPVASVCYQGLMHITEPAEDIERSIVSYGQVLTSRLERGCSWIKLCIAIAPSLGFLGTVIGMVMAFDQIQAEGDIGPTIVAEGMKVALITTIFGIIVALILQVFYNFVNSRIDRLTTQMEEGAINLMDIIAKVKVKS is encoded by the coding sequence ATGAAAAAACTTACAATTGCCCTTCTTACAGCAGGATTGCTGCTGACAGGGCAGATAGTCTGTGCTCAGGATTCACTACAAAATACGACTGAGACTGTCGTGGTTGATAGTGCCGCATCCGAACTCTCTGTAGAAGAGATGATTGGCGACGAAGATATGTCAGAGCTGGCCGAGATGGCAGCAAGCGAGCTTGGGATGCACCAACAGTTAAGAGAGAAATTCGTTGAGGGTGATCCGCGCTATATGTCGTTGGTAGCCTTCGCATTGATTATCGGTCTGGCTTTGTGTATTGAGCGTATCATCTACTTGACACGTTCAGAGATTAACACCAAGAAACTGCTCTCCGATATTGAGACGAAAGTTGAGAGTGGTGATGTGGAAGGTGCTAAGAGCATTTGTCGCAACACGCGCGGACCTGTGGCCAGTGTATGTTATCAGGGACTGATGCATATCACGGAACCAGCTGAGGATATTGAGCGTAGCATCGTCAGTTACGGTCAGGTGCTTACCTCTCGTTTGGAGCGAGGTTGCTCGTGGATTAAGCTCTGTATTGCTATTGCTCCCTCATTAGGATTCTTGGGAACCGTGATTGGTATGGTGATGGCCTTCGACCAGATTCAGGCTGAGGGCGATATTGGTCCTACTATCGTGGCTGAAGGTATGAAGGTAGCCCTGATTACTACTATCTTTGGTATTATCGTGGCTCTTATCCTGCAGGTGTTCTACAACTTTGTGAACTCTCGCATAGACCGCCTGACTACCCAGATGGAGGAAGGCGCCATTAACTTGATGGATATCATCGCAAAGGTAAAAGTGAAGAGTTAA
- a CDS encoding biopolymer transporter ExbD, giving the protein MFARRKKEMPGLDTTSTADISFMLLIFFLVTSSMDTDWGLSRQLPPPENQAQEEELVVKQRNALCLRLNAENQLTCNDEPLAVDDLSQRVEEFVANSANDPTLPEKSEREVHLMGRCQVSDRHVIIVEVSPKATYDAYFQMQNAVVAGYNHLRDELAKEKFHHPYAKCNAEERDAIAMVYPQRISEQALEGKGGEE; this is encoded by the coding sequence ATGTTTGCGAGGAGAAAAAAGGAGATGCCTGGTTTGGATACCACATCGACAGCAGATATCTCATTCATGCTGTTGATTTTCTTCCTTGTAACCTCATCCATGGATACCGACTGGGGATTATCCCGCCAATTGCCACCACCTGAGAATCAGGCTCAAGAGGAGGAACTAGTTGTAAAACAGCGTAATGCTCTTTGTCTGCGACTCAATGCCGAGAACCAGCTTACCTGTAATGATGAGCCCCTGGCTGTTGACGACTTGTCGCAGCGTGTAGAGGAGTTTGTGGCTAATAGTGCCAATGACCCTACATTACCAGAAAAGAGTGAGCGCGAGGTGCACCTCATGGGACGTTGTCAGGTGAGTGATCGTCATGTGATCATCGTTGAGGTCAGTCCTAAGGCTACCTATGATGCATATTTCCAGATGCAGAATGCTGTAGTGGCAGGGTATAATCATCTGCGTGATGAGTTGGCAAAAGAAAAGTTTCATCATCCCTATGCCAAATGCAATGCTGAGGAACGTGATGCCATCGCCATGGTTT